The Brienomyrus brachyistius isolate T26 unplaced genomic scaffold, BBRACH_0.4 scaffold45, whole genome shotgun sequence genome has a window encoding:
- the LOC125723080 gene encoding uncharacterized protein LOC125723080 gives MVRIGVRDNSLVTFESHVLIFSNFLRSSERQFAFGKLTAFKKMDKQEIKVVKIKIKIKIKVKITPKEGGTFSPKNEALEKNIGERVDMVKIIKKDDTDKPGSTWRVSYIPKTGTEESFRGQRSRPWSARDRPPPLEEAGATRKRPQLKFLHRTDSNGSCALRAERGQGQRQHSAEQQLLQRIHGLMGYGQGRRKDRDIVPDGLVGYGRGRKDNRDTV, from the exons atggtacgaataggcgtccgtgacaacagcttggttacttttgaatcacatgtacttatcttctcaaacttcttacgatcatctgagagacagtttgcatttggaaaactcacagcatttaaaaaaatggacaagcaagaaattaaagttgttaagattaaaattaaaattaaaatcaaagttaaaataACACCTAAGGAAGGGGGaactttttccccaaaaaatgAGGCACTGGAGAAGAACATCGGCGAGAGGGTGGACATGGTGAAGATCATTAAGAAGGATGACACGGACAAGCCCGGATCGACATGGAGGGTGTCTTACATACCGAAG actggaaccgaagaaagtttccgtggccagaggagtcgtccatggagcgcgagggacaggccaccccccctggaggaagcaggagcgaccaggaagaggccccagctgaagttcctccatcggacagacagcaacggctcctgcgccctgcgagcagagagaggccaggggcagcgtcagcaTTCAGCGGAACAGCAACTCCTGCAGCGGATTCACGGACTTATGGGTTATGGCCAGGGACGGAGGAAGGACAGAGACATTGTTCCtgacggacttgtgggttatggccggggtaggaaggataatagagatactgtttaa